In Gulosibacter molinativorax, a single window of DNA contains:
- the hemE gene encoding uroporphyrinogen decarboxylase, which produces MSTILPADHPLVDGRTDSSPLVRASRGQRSETLPIWFMRQAGRSLPEYRKLREGIEMLDSCLRPELASEITLQPVRRHGVDGAVFFSDIVVPLKLAGIDVEIVPGRGPVFANPVRDAAGVREFAARLRGETSLEMFAPIAEAVRLTVTELGSTPLIGFAGAPFTLAAYIVEGGPSKDHLRARGLMRSDPDAWNELATAIGEISAAFLETQILAGASVVQLFDSWAGSLSRESYRTSVASSSAIPLRHAATFETPAGERIRSIHFGVGTGELLADMHETGGDVQGVDDRIPLDEAARRLPGVPLQGNIDPATLFAGDAVLHEHTLDVVRRGAVAPAHIVNLGHGVPPEADPTVLTRLVEYVHTLPGSGVIE; this is translated from the coding sequence ATGAGCACCATTCTGCCCGCGGATCACCCCCTCGTCGACGGCCGCACCGACAGCTCCCCGCTCGTGCGCGCATCCCGCGGACAGCGCTCCGAGACGCTACCAATCTGGTTCATGCGCCAGGCCGGGCGTTCGCTGCCCGAGTATCGCAAGCTGCGCGAGGGCATCGAGATGCTCGATTCGTGCCTCCGCCCCGAACTTGCGAGCGAGATCACGCTGCAGCCGGTCCGCCGCCACGGCGTCGACGGCGCCGTATTCTTCAGCGATATCGTCGTGCCACTCAAGCTTGCGGGCATCGACGTTGAGATCGTGCCGGGGCGCGGTCCGGTGTTCGCCAACCCGGTTCGGGATGCGGCAGGTGTTCGCGAGTTCGCCGCCCGCCTTCGCGGCGAGACGAGTCTCGAGATGTTCGCGCCGATCGCGGAGGCTGTGCGTCTCACCGTCACCGAACTCGGCTCGACCCCGCTAATTGGCTTCGCGGGTGCCCCTTTTACACTCGCCGCATACATCGTCGAGGGCGGTCCCTCGAAGGATCACCTCCGCGCCCGCGGCCTCATGCGCTCCGATCCGGATGCGTGGAATGAGCTCGCAACCGCGATCGGCGAGATCTCGGCCGCATTCCTCGAGACGCAGATTCTCGCGGGTGCCTCGGTCGTGCAGCTGTTCGACTCGTGGGCGGGCTCGCTCTCGCGTGAGTCGTACCGCACGTCGGTCGCCTCCTCAAGCGCCATCCCCCTGCGGCACGCCGCGACCTTTGAGACCCCGGCGGGCGAGCGCATCCGCTCGATTCACTTCGGCGTCGGCACGGGCGAGCTGCTCGCCGACATGCACGAGACCGGCGGCGACGTCCAGGGCGTCGACGACCGCATCCCCCTCGACGAGGCTGCCCGTCGCCTGCCGGGCGTGCCACTGCAAGGCAATATCGACCCGGCGACGCTGTTCGCGGGCGACGCGGTGCTGCACGAACACACGCTCGACGTCGTGCGCCGCGGCGCCGTAGCGCCGGCGCACATCGTGAACCTCGGCCACGGCGTTCCGCCCGAGGCCGACCCGACTGTGCTCACGAGGCTCGTCGAATACGTGCACACGCTGCCAGGCTCCGGCGTCATCGAATGA
- a CDS encoding protoporphyrinogen/coproporphyrinogen oxidase, translated as MTRVAVVGGGVAGLVAARRLALAGVDVTVFEASDALGGMLQQAQLGDVTIDIGAEAFAVRGGVVEAYLRELGLTDDLVEPRALGSWTYGALGAQQSPSGGMLGIPSGPDADGLEDVVGASGVAAVAAEASLDASVGASAASFAELIRARYGEVVLSRLVAPVTRGVYSLDPEVVDYRVLIPGIEVRLAEAGSLSAVVASLRPKATPGALVRGLRGGMHRFVGALVAECERLGVSFELNTLAGPFEPMAECEQSERIEARETDGPFDTAATPPAQGPSLTEFDAILITTESALTANAPTVSSEVVALLVDAPELDAHPRGTGVLVSDATDVEAKALTHVTAKWEWLDERTQPGQHILRLSYGPVEADGPARSLALSDEALQRQALADASRILGVELAPDRRRDFARHEWRMPMPAARLGRTAKLAAYRERLGAATEPNDRTHVIELCGAWIDGTGLASVLPSAENAAQRILDRFTDHQ; from the coding sequence ATGACGCGCGTCGCGGTCGTCGGCGGCGGTGTCGCCGGGCTCGTTGCCGCGCGGCGGCTCGCGCTGGCGGGCGTCGACGTCACGGTCTTTGAGGCCTCGGATGCGCTCGGCGGGATGCTTCAGCAGGCTCAGCTCGGTGACGTGACGATCGACATCGGCGCGGAGGCCTTCGCGGTGCGCGGCGGGGTTGTCGAGGCGTATCTGCGCGAGCTCGGGCTTACGGATGACCTGGTCGAGCCGCGCGCACTCGGGTCGTGGACGTATGGGGCGCTTGGCGCCCAGCAGTCGCCGTCGGGCGGGATGCTCGGGATTCCGAGTGGCCCGGATGCTGATGGGCTCGAGGATGTTGTTGGCGCTTCCGGCGTTGCGGCCGTTGCTGCGGAGGCGTCGTTGGATGCGTCGGTCGGCGCCTCGGCGGCGTCGTTCGCCGAGCTGATTCGGGCGCGCTATGGGGAGGTCGTGCTCTCGCGATTGGTCGCACCCGTGACCCGTGGGGTGTACTCGCTCGATCCAGAAGTTGTCGACTACCGCGTGCTGATTCCGGGAATTGAAGTGCGATTGGCCGAGGCCGGATCGCTGTCGGCGGTGGTCGCGTCGCTGCGCCCGAAGGCGACGCCGGGCGCGCTCGTGCGCGGGCTCCGCGGCGGGATGCACCGATTCGTTGGGGCGCTCGTTGCCGAGTGCGAGCGGCTCGGGGTTTCGTTTGAGTTAAACACGCTGGCCGGTCCATTTGAGCCGATGGCCGAGTGCGAGCAAAGCGAGCGTATCGAGGCCCGCGAGACGGACGGACCTTTCGATACGGCGGCCACGCCACCGGCTCAAGGACCGTCGCTGACCGAGTTCGACGCAATCCTCATCACGACGGAGTCGGCGCTCACCGCGAACGCCCCCACCGTTTCGAGCGAGGTCGTCGCGCTCCTCGTCGACGCACCCGAGCTCGATGCGCATCCCCGCGGCACCGGAGTGCTCGTCTCGGACGCAACCGACGTCGAGGCGAAGGCACTCACGCACGTCACCGCGAAATGGGAGTGGCTCGACGAGCGCACCCAGCCCGGCCAGCACATCCTGCGTTTGTCATACGGACCGGTGGAGGCAGACGGCCCCGCGCGTAGTCTCGCGCTGAGCGACGAGGCACTGCAGCGACAGGCCCTCGCGGATGCATCACGCATCCTCGGCGTCGAGCTCGCGCCTGACCGGCGGCGCGACTTCGCGCGCCACGAGTGGCGGATGCCGATGCCCGCCGCGCGCCTGGGACGCACGGCCAAACTTGCGGCCTACCGCGAGCGCCTCGGCGCTGCTACCGAACCGAACGATAGGACGCACGTCATCGAACTGTGCGGCGCGTGGATCGACGGAACCGGCCTAGCGAGCGTCCTACCGTCAGCCGAGAACGCGGCGCAGCGCATCCTCGACAGATTTACCGATCACCAATAG
- a CDS encoding ribbon-helix-helix protein, CopG family, whose translation MERKIQGKEISESQVDEWVAAAEAGYEVEELRKRAVGRPARSKEASQVVPVRLTKEELDAVMERAHRENLNRSEAIREALRAWSSAA comes from the coding sequence ATGGAACGGAAAATACAGGGCAAAGAGATTTCCGAATCCCAGGTCGACGAATGGGTCGCGGCAGCCGAAGCTGGCTACGAGGTTGAGGAGCTCCGTAAGCGAGCTGTTGGGCGACCGGCTCGAAGCAAAGAAGCTTCGCAGGTCGTCCCGGTTCGCCTCACAAAGGAAGAACTCGACGCTGTGATGGAGCGCGCCCATCGAGAGAATCTGAACCGGTCAGAGGCGATTCGCGAAGCACTACGTGCGTGGTCTAGCGCCGCGTGA
- the hemC gene encoding hydroxymethylbilane synthase, whose product MSATSSSAAPLRFGTPGDQPIIRIGTRGSKLAVAQTSIVAEDLARLTGREFEIIKVTTHGDVNRASLSTLGGQGVFATELREALLDGEVDIAVHSLKDLPTAPAPGLQLAAHPAREDARDAVVARDGLDFADLPHGAKVGTGSPRRRAQIRRVRPDLELRDIRGNVDTRIGFVTDGELDAVFLATAGLNRVGRTEVITGFLELEDFPTAPGQGALAIETREGWDLEGLRGLDDAATRAAADAERAILNGLDAGCQAPVGIHADVRDGVLTVLARVYGKDALAEARGEVAIDLEPVYEQSLGYARGEVAKQDYVPARLAAELVDSLFAQGAGDFIGE is encoded by the coding sequence ATGTCTGCAACGTCTTCCTCGGCCGCTCCCCTGCGCTTCGGCACCCCCGGCGATCAGCCGATCATCCGCATTGGCACGCGCGGTTCGAAGCTCGCGGTCGCGCAAACGAGCATCGTTGCGGAAGACCTCGCACGCCTCACCGGCCGTGAATTCGAGATCATCAAGGTGACGACCCATGGCGACGTGAACCGCGCGTCCCTCTCGACGCTCGGCGGGCAGGGCGTCTTCGCGACCGAGCTGCGCGAGGCGCTGCTCGACGGCGAGGTCGACATCGCGGTGCACTCGCTCAAGGATCTCCCGACCGCGCCCGCGCCCGGGCTGCAGCTCGCCGCGCATCCCGCCCGTGAGGATGCGCGCGACGCCGTGGTTGCGCGCGACGGCCTCGACTTTGCCGACCTTCCCCATGGCGCGAAGGTGGGCACCGGTTCGCCCCGTCGGCGGGCGCAGATCCGCCGCGTGCGCCCCGACCTCGAGCTGCGGGACATTCGCGGCAACGTCGACACGCGTATCGGCTTCGTCACCGACGGCGAGCTTGATGCGGTCTTCCTCGCGACCGCGGGGTTGAACCGGGTCGGCCGCACCGAGGTGATCACCGGCTTCCTCGAGCTCGAAGATTTCCCGACCGCGCCCGGCCAGGGCGCCCTCGCGATCGAGACCCGCGAGGGCTGGGATCTCGAGGGCCTGCGCGGCCTCGACGATGCCGCGACCCGCGCGGCCGCCGACGCCGAGCGCGCGATCCTGAACGGCCTCGACGCGGGCTGCCAGGCGCCTGTCGGCATCCACGCGGATGTGCGCGACGGCGTCCTTACGGTGCTCGCGCGGGTGTACGGCAAGGATGCGCTGGCCGAGGCCCGGGGCGAGGTCGCGATCGATCTGGAGCCGGTTTACGAGCAGTCGCTCGGGTACGCGCGCGGCGAGGTCGCGAAGCAGGACTACGTGCCGGCTCGGCTCGCGGCCGAGCTCGTCGACTCGCTGTTCGCGCAGGGCGCCGGCGACTTCATCGGCGAATGA
- a CDS encoding uroporphyrinogen-III synthase has product MVTASLAGTTVLVPRGGDWGTQASLEIAERGGEPVIAELIGFAPPEDPAPLEAAQARLANGDYDWLVLTSPRAVTAIAIPERNSNAIAKTELRIHRNTRIAVVGDSTAAGLESFGRSPHFVPVNEHSARGLVSEWPHVTAPQRILWPRSSEAAPTIATGLTALGHRVDATIAYRTVGVPLTAEARARILTGELRFALVTSGSIARQLVDQIGADAPLRIVTIGPNTTRSAREAGLRVDFEAAQRTVSSMLDAIEQGREPEGE; this is encoded by the coding sequence ATGGTGACGGCCTCACTCGCAGGCACTACCGTGCTCGTGCCGCGCGGCGGGGACTGGGGCACGCAAGCGAGCCTCGAGATCGCGGAGCGCGGCGGTGAGCCGGTCATCGCCGAGCTCATCGGATTTGCACCGCCGGAAGACCCCGCGCCGCTCGAAGCAGCGCAAGCACGCCTCGCAAACGGCGACTACGACTGGCTCGTGCTCACGAGCCCCCGCGCCGTCACCGCGATCGCCATCCCGGAACGCAACTCAAACGCGATTGCGAAAACCGAGCTGCGCATCCACCGGAACACCCGCATCGCCGTGGTCGGCGACAGCACCGCCGCCGGACTCGAGAGCTTCGGCCGCTCGCCACACTTTGTGCCAGTCAACGAGCATTCCGCTCGCGGGCTCGTGAGCGAGTGGCCGCACGTCACCGCTCCCCAGCGCATCCTGTGGCCGCGCTCGTCCGAGGCCGCCCCGACGATCGCCACAGGCCTCACCGCCCTCGGCCACCGGGTCGACGCCACGATCGCGTACCGCACCGTCGGCGTACCATTGACTGCGGAAGCCCGTGCGCGCATCCTTACGGGAGAGCTGCGGTTCGCGCTCGTCACGAGCGGCAGCATCGCCCGCCAGCTGGTCGACCAGATTGGCGCGGATGCGCCGCTACGGATCGTGACGATCGGCCCCAACACCACGAGGTCCGCGCGAGAAGCCGGGCTCCGCGTAGATTTTGAAGCGGCGCAACGCACCGTTTCGAGCATGCTCGATGCCATCGAACAGGGCCGCGAGCCCGAAGGAGAATAG
- the hemB gene encoding porphobilinogen synthase, whose amino-acid sequence MQKPVIRPRRLRQSVAMRNQVRELNVHPNELVLPVFVREGISEAQEISSLPGIYQHTLDSIRGVVNEAAKAGVGGIMLFGVPAERDAVGSGATDPDGILNRALRVVAEEAGDAITVQADLCLDEFTDHGHCGVLDSRGRVDNDATLERYTEMAVVQAESGAQIIGMSGMMDGQIAAARDALDDAGHDDAVLLAYSAKYASAFYGPFREAVDSQLQGDRRTYQMDPANRREGILEARLDIEEGADIVMVKPAMSYLDVLADVSAESQVPVWAYQVSGEYAMIQAAALNGWIDRERAIAESIVSIRRAGADAVLTYFATEYAQALRAF is encoded by the coding sequence ATGCAGAAGCCAGTCATTCGTCCCCGACGCCTGCGCCAGTCGGTCGCGATGCGCAACCAGGTGCGCGAGCTGAACGTGCACCCGAACGAGCTCGTCCTGCCCGTCTTCGTGCGCGAGGGCATCAGCGAGGCACAGGAGATCTCGTCGCTGCCCGGCATCTATCAGCACACGCTCGACTCGATCCGCGGCGTCGTGAACGAGGCTGCCAAGGCCGGCGTCGGCGGCATCATGCTGTTCGGCGTACCCGCTGAGCGGGATGCGGTGGGCAGCGGCGCGACCGACCCCGACGGCATCCTGAACCGCGCCCTTCGCGTGGTGGCCGAGGAAGCTGGCGACGCGATCACCGTGCAGGCCGACCTGTGCCTCGACGAGTTCACCGACCACGGCCACTGCGGCGTGCTCGACTCGCGCGGCCGCGTCGACAACGACGCAACCCTTGAGCGCTACACCGAAATGGCAGTCGTGCAAGCCGAGTCGGGCGCACAGATTATCGGCATGTCCGGGATGATGGATGGCCAGATCGCCGCGGCGCGTGACGCGCTTGACGACGCTGGCCACGACGACGCAGTCTTGCTCGCCTACTCGGCGAAGTACGCATCCGCGTTCTACGGCCCGTTCCGCGAGGCCGTCGACTCGCAGCTGCAGGGCGATCGCCGCACCTACCAGATGGATCCGGCGAACCGTCGCGAGGGCATCCTCGAGGCGCGCCTCGACATCGAAGAGGGCGCCGACATCGTCATGGTGAAGCCCGCAATGAGCTACCTCGATGTGCTCGCGGATGTCTCCGCGGAGTCGCAGGTGCCGGTGTGGGCGTACCAGGTCTCGGGCGAGTACGCGATGATTCAGGCCGCCGCACTCAACGGCTGGATCGACCGCGAGCGCGCGATCGCCGAGTCGATCGTCTCGATTCGCCGTGCCGGCGCGGATGCGGTGCTCACCTACTTCGCGACGGAATACGCCCAGGCCCTGCGCGCTTTCTAG
- the hemL gene encoding glutamate-1-semialdehyde 2,1-aminomutase: MTTSAEWFDRARQVTPGGVNSPVRAFGSVGGTPPFSVKGEGAWLTDADGNRRVDFICGWGPLLLGHSHPEVVDAVQQTAADLMCPGGSTPGEVELAEAVVARLKQVDENAIDEVRLVSTGTEATMTAIRLARGVTGRDLIIKFSGCYHGHSDGLLAAAGSGLATLALPGSAGVPEPITSQTIVLPYNDLDAVRAAFTEHEGRIAAIIVEASAANMGVVPPLPGFNRGLAEICHTDGALLICDEVLTGFRTGPAGWWGREQEDPERGGWTPDIFTFGKVIGGGMPVAGLGARREIMETLAPNGPVYQGGTLSGNPVAVAAGIATLRLADDAVYAHIDASADRVIGAVKREFDLVGVPVAVQRVRNLFSFAMGDGADLGWSGVDEFGSPAPINEAEVKRQEGWRYPAFFHAMLDAGVNLPPSVFEAWFLSVAHDDEALAHFEAALPAAAEAAAAATPDA, from the coding sequence ATGACCACCTCAGCCGAATGGTTCGACCGCGCCCGCCAGGTGACGCCCGGCGGCGTCAACTCCCCCGTCCGCGCTTTCGGCTCGGTCGGCGGCACTCCCCCGTTCTCGGTCAAGGGCGAGGGCGCCTGGCTGACCGACGCCGACGGCAACCGTCGCGTCGACTTCATCTGCGGCTGGGGTCCGCTGCTGCTCGGCCACTCGCATCCCGAGGTCGTGGATGCGGTGCAGCAGACGGCTGCCGATCTCATGTGCCCGGGTGGCTCGACCCCCGGCGAGGTCGAGCTCGCCGAGGCGGTCGTCGCGCGGCTCAAGCAGGTTGACGAGAACGCGATCGACGAGGTGCGTCTTGTGTCGACCGGTACCGAGGCGACGATGACCGCGATCCGCCTTGCCCGGGGCGTCACCGGCCGCGACCTCATCATCAAGTTCTCGGGTTGCTACCACGGCCACTCGGATGGGCTGCTCGCGGCGGCCGGTTCGGGCCTCGCCACCCTGGCGCTGCCGGGTTCCGCTGGTGTGCCCGAGCCGATCACCTCGCAGACCATCGTGCTGCCGTACAACGACCTCGACGCCGTGCGCGCCGCCTTCACCGAGCACGAGGGCCGCATCGCCGCGATCATCGTCGAGGCATCCGCAGCCAACATGGGCGTCGTGCCGCCGCTCCCCGGCTTCAACCGCGGCCTCGCGGAGATCTGCCACACCGACGGCGCGCTGCTCATCTGCGACGAGGTGCTCACCGGGTTCCGCACCGGCCCCGCTGGCTGGTGGGGCCGCGAGCAGGAAGACCCGGAGCGCGGTGGCTGGACCCCCGACATCTTCACGTTCGGCAAGGTCATCGGCGGCGGGATGCCCGTGGCCGGGCTCGGCGCACGTCGCGAGATCATGGAGACGCTCGCCCCGAACGGCCCCGTCTACCAGGGTGGCACGCTGAGCGGCAACCCGGTCGCGGTCGCCGCTGGCATCGCGACGCTACGGCTCGCGGATGACGCGGTTTACGCACACATTGATGCTTCGGCCGACCGCGTGATCGGCGCGGTCAAGCGCGAGTTCGATCTCGTCGGCGTGCCGGTTGCCGTGCAGCGCGTGCGCAACCTGTTCTCGTTCGCGATGGGTGACGGCGCGGACCTCGGCTGGTCGGGCGTCGACGAGTTCGGTTCGCCCGCGCCGATCAACGAGGCCGAGGTCAAGCGGCAGGAAGGCTGGCGTTACCCCGCGTTCTTCCACGCGATGCTCGACGCGGGCGTCAACCTCCCGCCGAGCGTGTTCGAGGCGTGGTTCCTGTCGGTCGCACACGACGATGAGGCGCTCGCGCACTTCGAGGCGGCACTCCCAGCCGCGGCCGAGGCAGCCGCCGCGGCGACGCCCGACGCGTAG
- a CDS encoding arsenate-mycothiol transferase ArsC has product MNRHAGPAENANETANETVAFEPREDEVLESTDDIDETDDRVLQRTAKHLADRYDGVFSQDLVERYVYESYMTLHRNARIKKFVASLSANFAESRLRSLAYATGKLQRPKPQVLFVCVENAGRSQLAAAALNEIAGDEVEVRSAGSRPREDLYPEVVKLLQERGADPELLFPKPLTDDVVRGADYVVSMNSHEDLPPYPGQTFFEWDMQIPSDVTRANVERVFNDVKLRVEGLWEDIRAKWQADEPKPLKDAESI; this is encoded by the coding sequence ATGAACCGCCACGCCGGACCAGCTGAGAACGCCAACGAGACTGCTAACGAGACCGTCGCATTCGAGCCCCGCGAAGACGAGGTGCTCGAGAGCACCGATGACATCGATGAGACTGACGACCGAGTGCTGCAACGAACCGCTAAGCACCTCGCCGACCGCTACGACGGGGTCTTCTCGCAGGACCTCGTCGAGCGGTACGTATACGAGTCCTACATGACGCTGCACCGCAATGCGCGGATCAAGAAGTTCGTTGCCTCATTGTCGGCGAATTTCGCGGAGAGTCGACTTCGCTCCCTCGCCTACGCGACGGGAAAGCTGCAGCGTCCGAAGCCGCAGGTACTGTTTGTATGCGTCGAGAACGCCGGTCGTTCGCAGCTCGCGGCGGCGGCGCTCAACGAGATTGCGGGGGATGAGGTCGAGGTTCGCTCGGCAGGGTCGCGGCCTCGCGAAGACCTCTACCCGGAAGTCGTCAAGCTGCTGCAAGAACGCGGCGCTGACCCGGAGCTGCTCTTCCCGAAACCACTCACCGACGACGTCGTGCGCGGCGCCGACTACGTCGTATCGATGAACAGCCACGAGGACCTGCCGCCGTATCCGGGGCAGACGTTCTTCGAGTGGGACATGCAGATTCCGAGCGACGTGACGCGGGCGAACGTCGAGCGCGTGTTCAACGACGTCAAGCTGCGCGTCGAGGGGCTGTGGGAAGACATCCGCGCGAAGTGGCAGGCCGATGAGCCGAAGCCGTTGAAGGATGCCGAGTCGATCTAA
- a CDS encoding alanine/glycine:cation symporter family protein, whose translation MDQLQKILDAISGFVWGPWLLIPLLLGTGIFLTIRLRFIQFRKLGPALNLGLIRRNDDTEGGDISQYQALTTALAATVGVGNIVGVATAIAIGGPGALFWMWVTGLFGMASKYAEAFLGVRFRKTDANGDKSGGPQYYLERGIKGKFGRFLAIWFAVFAVFASFGIGNMTQGNAVATQLEGAFNISPWVTGIVLTILIGLVLLGGIKSIGKVTAAFVPAMIVLYIVFGMVVLIANGPALPGALAQVFTMAFSGTDAVAGGFTGSAIMLVLQMGVARGIFSNESGMGSAAIAAAAAKTTHPVRQGLVSMTQTFIDTIIVVTFTGLTIVATGVWETGNANGEAGLMTSHAFATTLGDFGNIIVALSIAFFAFSTILGWAYYGERCMERLFGVKGVPVYRIVFTLVVFIGCTVPLALVWTFADIMNGLMALPNLIGLLVLSGLIARETKHYLDHDPKLRASASEIDAFMEGHERHDADVVGQGAVRAT comes from the coding sequence ATGGACCAGCTTCAAAAGATTCTTGATGCGATCAGTGGCTTTGTATGGGGGCCGTGGTTGCTCATCCCGCTGCTGCTCGGCACGGGCATCTTCCTGACCATCCGACTGCGCTTCATCCAATTCCGGAAGCTGGGCCCGGCGCTCAACCTCGGGCTCATCCGCCGCAACGACGACACCGAGGGCGGCGACATCTCGCAGTACCAGGCGCTGACGACCGCGCTTGCCGCGACGGTCGGCGTCGGCAATATCGTCGGTGTCGCCACCGCGATCGCGATTGGCGGGCCGGGCGCGCTGTTCTGGATGTGGGTCACCGGCTTGTTCGGTATGGCCTCGAAGTATGCCGAGGCGTTCCTCGGAGTGCGCTTCCGCAAGACAGATGCGAACGGCGACAAGTCGGGCGGACCGCAGTACTACCTCGAGCGGGGTATTAAGGGGAAGTTCGGTAGGTTCCTCGCGATCTGGTTCGCGGTGTTCGCCGTGTTCGCGAGCTTCGGGATCGGCAACATGACGCAGGGCAACGCGGTCGCGACCCAGCTCGAGGGCGCGTTCAACATCTCGCCGTGGGTCACCGGGATCGTGCTCACCATCCTGATCGGGCTCGTGCTGCTCGGCGGCATCAAGTCGATCGGTAAGGTCACGGCCGCGTTCGTGCCCGCCATGATCGTCCTCTACATCGTGTTCGGCATGGTCGTGCTGATCGCGAACGGTCCGGCGCTGCCGGGTGCGCTCGCGCAGGTCTTTACGATGGCGTTCTCCGGCACGGATGCGGTGGCGGGCGGGTTTACCGGCTCGGCCATCATGCTCGTGCTGCAGATGGGTGTCGCGCGCGGCATCTTCTCGAACGAATCGGGCATGGGCTCGGCGGCGATCGCGGCGGCCGCGGCGAAGACGACGCATCCCGTTCGCCAGGGCCTCGTCTCGATGACGCAGACGTTCATCGACACGATCATCGTCGTGACCTTCACCGGCCTCACGATTGTCGCGACGGGTGTCTGGGAGACCGGCAACGCGAACGGCGAGGCCGGCCTCATGACCTCGCACGCGTTCGCCACGACGCTCGGCGACTTCGGCAACATCATCGTTGCGCTGTCGATTGCGTTCTTCGCGTTCTCGACCATCCTCGGCTGGGCCTACTACGGCGAGCGCTGCATGGAGCGGCTGTTCGGTGTGAAGGGCGTGCCGGTCTACCGCATTGTCTTCACCCTGGTCGTGTTTATCGGATGCACGGTGCCGCTCGCGCTCGTGTGGACCTTCGCGGACATCATGAACGGGCTCATGGCGCTGCCGAACCTCATCGGCCTGCTCGTGCTGTCGGGACTCATCGCCCGCGAGACCAAGCACTATCTCGACCATGACCCGAAGCTGCGGGCCAGCGCATCCGAGATCGACGCGTTCATGGAGGGGCACGAGCGACACGACGCGGATGTGGTTGGTCAAGGGGCGGTGCGCGCCACGTAG
- a CDS encoding fumarylacetoacetate hydrolase family protein codes for MKLARFRQDAGPARVGRVDGDVIVDVTELVGDSVRAVLPSLPERAAEIAAFEGDAIALSDVELLAPIDAPQKYLAIGMNYAEHTKEAAADGIPTPKNQFWFNKQVSCINAPSGDVVRPEVSDKLDYEAELGVVIGRECKHVSRDDAASVIGGYLVTNDFSVRDWLQKRSPTFTLGKSFDTHGPIGPWLTTADEVEDPHNLRIRLTVNGEERQNGLTDDMIYDIYDQIAELTTVMTLYPGDIIATGTPSGIGAPKGVFLQPGDVVETSIEGLGSLRNVVVAEDSA; via the coding sequence ATGAAGCTTGCTCGTTTTCGGCAGGATGCGGGGCCGGCTCGCGTCGGTCGCGTCGACGGCGACGTGATCGTGGACGTGACGGAACTCGTCGGCGACTCTGTGCGCGCGGTTCTGCCTTCGCTGCCGGAGCGCGCGGCCGAGATCGCCGCGTTCGAGGGTGACGCGATCGCGCTGTCGGACGTGGAGCTGCTCGCGCCGATCGACGCCCCGCAGAAGTACCTGGCGATCGGCATGAACTATGCCGAGCACACGAAGGAGGCCGCGGCCGACGGCATCCCGACCCCGAAGAACCAGTTCTGGTTCAACAAGCAGGTGTCGTGCATCAACGCCCCGAGCGGGGACGTGGTGCGGCCGGAGGTTTCGGACAAACTCGACTACGAGGCGGAGCTTGGGGTCGTGATCGGGCGCGAGTGCAAGCACGTTTCGCGCGACGACGCGGCGTCGGTGATCGGCGGCTATCTCGTCACGAACGACTTCTCGGTGCGCGACTGGTTGCAGAAGCGCTCGCCGACGTTCACCCTCGGGAAGTCGTTCGATACGCACGGGCCGATCGGGCCGTGGCTCACGACCGCCGACGAGGTCGAAGACCCGCACAATCTGCGCATCCGCCTGACCGTGAATGGCGAGGAGCGGCAGAACGGGCTCACCGACGACATGATCTACGACATCTACGACCAGATCGCGGAGCTCACGACCGTCATGACGCTCTACCCGGGCGACATCATCGCGACGGGCACGCCGTCCGGAATCGGAGCGCCGAAGGGCGTGTTCCTGCAGCCCGGCGACGTCGTCGAGACCTCGATCGAGGGCCTCGGCTCGCTGCGCAACGTCGTCGTCGCCGAGGACTCGGCCTAA